In Patagioenas fasciata isolate bPatFas1 chromosome 11, bPatFas1.hap1, whole genome shotgun sequence, the following proteins share a genomic window:
- the LOC136106510 gene encoding homeobox protein CDX-1-like, producing MYVSYLLDKETSMYPGSARCSSNNLPAQNFVSTPPYSDYMGYHHVPSLDTHGQPAGTWGSHYGPQREDWNAYGPGPSSTVAAAQLNGSSPGQVSYSSADYSSLHPAAPGGLPPVETINAQQISPNSQRHSSYEWMRKTVQSTSTGKTRTREKYRVVYTDHQRLELEKEFHYNRYITIRRKSELAANLRLSERQVKIWFQNRRAKERKLMKKKMTHFDGSNLGSMQSDSGSVSPMPVPDQQTHSEMPSSLFPPPPPPPQLPMNGLQHNGNLQQVVASQ from the exons ATGTATGTGAGTTATCTTTTGGATAAAGAAACCAGCATGTATCCAGGATCTGCAAGGTGCAGCAGCAACAACCTGCCAGCGCAAAACTTTGTGTCTACGCCACCCTACTCCGATTACATGGGATATCATCATGTGCCAAGTCTGGACACCCATGGCCAGCCCGCGGGAACCTGGGGATCTCACTACGGCCCACAGCGGGAGGACTGGAACGCCTACGGCCCAGGACCTTCCAGCACGGTCGCTGCTGCCCAGCTCAATGGCTCATCTCCTGGACAGGTCTCCTACAGTTCTGCTGATTACAGCTCCCTCCATCCTGCCGCACCTGGGGGGTTACCGCCTGTAGAAACAATTAATGCCCAGCAAATCTCTCCCAACAGCCAAAGGCACAGCTCTTACGAATGGATGAGGAAAACGGTGCAATCCACTTCTACAG GTAAAACAAGAACAAGAGAGAAGTACCGAGTGGTTTACACAGATCATCAGAGATTAGAATTAGAGAAGGAATTTCATTACAACAGATACATTACAATCAGGAGGAAGTCTGAACTTGCTGCAAACCTAAGACTTTCCGAGAGACAG GTGAAAATCTGGTTCCAGAATCGCCGagccaaagaaagaaaattaatgaagaagaaaatgactcATTTTGACGGCAGCAATCTTGGCTCTATGCAGAGTGACTCTGGCTCAGTGAGCCCGATGCCAGTTCCTGACCAACAGACTCACTCAGAGATGCCCAGTTCTTTATTTCCACCTCCACCTCCTCCACCGCAGCTTCCCATGAATGGTTTGCAGCACAACGGGAACCTGCAGCAGGTAGTGGCCTCTCAGTGA